A window from Peromyscus eremicus chromosome 1, PerEre_H2_v1, whole genome shotgun sequence encodes these proteins:
- the LOC131904081 gene encoding vomeronasal type-1 receptor 4-like: MALGPKPRDWDVQEEVLNDRIDHKDLTIGIVFLLQSTVGIAGNFSLLSCYLIHYYTEQTLKNTDLILTHMFTANSLIIFSKGLLHTMRAFGVEKFINDFGCEFLLYIQRLGRNMSIGMTCFLSVFQAITISPVNSFWLCLKVKAPKHISLFTSLCWIHCMSINMVFPVYRYIKGNVNNLTHKSGMKYCSTLSHDDHTSSLYTACFVVPEILFSVIIVWSSISMIIVLYRHKQRVQYIHSTSVSSSTSTESKATHRIMALVLTFIGFYALSSILQGCIALIYNPSWWLMNITAIISMCFPTLGPFVMSHDSQCQCCAFKE; encoded by the exons ATGGCCCTGGGTCCAAAGCCTAGGGACTGGGATGttcag GAAGAAGTTTTAAATGACAGAATAGACCACAAGGATTTGACAATAGGAATAGTGTTCTTACTTCAGAGTACAGTTGGAATTGCTGgaaatttctctcttctttcctgctACCTCATCCATTACTACACTGAACAGACATTAAAGAACACAGATTTGATTCttacacacatgttcacagccaactctttgatcattttttctaaagGATTACTCCACACAATGAGAGCTTTTGGGGTGGAAAAGTTCATCAATGATTTTGGCTGTGAATTTCTTTTGTATATTCAAAGACTAGGCAGAAACATGTCCATAGGAATGACCTGCTTCTTGAGTGTTTTCCAGGCCATCACTATCAGCCCTGTGAACTCTTTTTGGTTGTGTCTTAAAGTCAAAGCTCCAAAGCACATTAGTCTCTTCACTTCCCTCTGCTGGATTCACTGCATGTCAATAAATATGGTTTTCCCTGTGTACAGGTATATCAAGGGGAATGTCAATAATCTGACACATAAGAGTGGCATGAAATACTGCTCCACATTAAGTCATGATGATCACACAAGCTCATTATACACAGCATGTTTTGTTGTtcctgaaattttgttttctgtcatcATTGTTTGGTCCAGCATCTCCATGATTATCGTTCTGTATAGGCACAAACAACGGGTTCAGTATATCCACAGCACCAGTGTTTCCTCCAGTACATCCACTGAATCCAAAGCCACCCACCGCATAATGGCTCTGGTGTTGACATTTATAGGCTTTTATGccctctcttccatcttacaaGGTTGCATTGCTCTCATATATAACCCTAGTTGGTGGCTGATGAACATTACTGCAATCATTTCTATGTGTTTTCCTACTTTGGGGCCCTTTGTTATGAGCCATGATTCACAGTGCCAATGTTGTGCTTTTAAGGAGTAA
- the LOC131902695 gene encoding vomeronasal type-2 receptor 116-like produces MSSWTFILRLLLIPNLVCAYSSSECYFKIKEDFHHEGDVMIGVFFPIHIVYTVNKIPHESLPNYFKDFYLQYNFRNYEFLLALNFAVEEINRNPYLLSNISLGFDFYNLQYNEIQILMNAATWLTGMSNFFCNYNCQKETKAAAVITGTSWKTSAYIGTLLQLYKFPQLTFGPFDTVFSDHVQFSSVYQMAPKDTFLSLAIVSLMLHFHWTWVGLLLPDDHRGTQMLSDLSEKMESSSICIAFVELIAGTWTSFSNKFWKNLGKIQASLANVIIIYGDIGSLQGLMRNLGQQILTQKVWVSNSQWDVTNHADYFMIDSFHGSLIFEHHHEEMVEFTKFIRRVNPYKYPEDNYLPKLWFLFFKCQFSELDCQLLENCQPNASLEFLPRHIFNMAMSEESYNIYKAVHAVAHSLHEISLQQVQLQPNENGKAIEFFPWQLHHFLRKINVEHNMGLDWKQKLGAEYDILNFWNFPKGLGLKVKVGTFSSNAIQHQQLSLHEQMIKWPETFSEVPHSECSESCGPGFRKTALEGKAVCCYDCTPCADNEISNETDVDQCVKCPEDHFANKEKNQCLQKVVSFLAHGDPLGMIFTSIALCFSALTTVVLGVFVKHKDTPIVKANNRSLSYTLLITLTICFLCPLLFIGHPNTITCILQQTIFGGSFTVALATVLAKAITVIIAFRVTFPGRMMRWLIVSRAPNFIIPICSLIQIVVYGIWLGTSAPFLDQDAHAEYGHIIIVCNKGSAIAFHCVLGYLCFLALGSYIMAFLSRNLPDTFNEAKFLSFSMLVFFCVWVTFLPVYHSTKGNVIVVMEVFSILASSAALLGFIFAPKCYIILLRPDKNSLHYMRETNHSRRSNTLKT; encoded by the exons ATGTCCTCATGGACTTTTATCCTTAGGCTTCTCCTGATTCCCAATCTTGTATGTGCCTATAGCAGCTCTGAATGCTATTTCAAAATCAAAGAAGATTTTCACCATGAAGGCGATGTGATGATTGGTGTATTTTTCCCTATTCATATTGTCTACACAGTCAACAAAATTCCACATGAATCTCTACCAAACTATTTTAAAGACTTCTACCTACA GTATAATTTTAGGAACTACGAATTTCTTCTGGCTCTAAATTTTGCTGTTGAGGAGATCAACAGGAACCCATACCTTCTATCAAACATATCCCTGGGGTTTGATTTCTATAATCTGCAATACAATGAAATCCAGATTCTTATGAATGCTGCTACTTGGCTCACAGGAATGAGTAACTTCTTCTGTAATTACAACTGTCAAAAGGAGACCAAGGCAGCTGCTGTGATCACAGGAACATCATGGAAAACATCTGCCTACATAGGGACACTCCTGCAACTCTACAAATTCCCACAG ctTACTTTTGGGCCTTTTGATACTGTCTTCAGTGACCATGTTCAGTTTTCTTCTGTCTACCAGATGGCCCCTAAGGACACATTTCTGTCACTCGCCATTGTCTCTTTGATGCTTCATTTCCACTGGACCTGGGTTGGTCTTCTACTCCCAGATGACCACAGAGGGACACAGATGCTATCAGATTTAAGTGAAAAAATGGAAAGTAGTAGCATATGCATAGCCTTTGTAGAATTGATTGCAGGCACCTGGACTTCATTTTCTAACAAATTTTGGAAAAATCTGGGAAAGATCCAGGCATCACTAGCCAATGTCATCATTATTTATGGTGACATTGGTTCTCTACAAGGTTTAATGCGAAATCTAGGGCAACAGATTCTGACACAGAAAGTCTGGGTTTCAAACTCTCAGTGGGATGTTACCAACCATGCTGATTATTTCATGATAGACTCTTTCCATGGGAGTCTCATTTTTGAGCATCACCATGAGGAAATGGTTGAGTTTACCAAATTTATTAGAAGAGTTAATCCATATAAATACCCAGAAGACAATTACCTTCCTAaattgtggtttttgttcttcAAATGCCAATTTTCTGAGCTTGATTGTCAACTTTTAGAGAACTGCCAACCCAACGCTTCATTGGAATTCTTGCCAAGGCACATATTTAACATGGCCATGAGTGAAGAGAGTTACAACATATACAAAGCTGTGCATGCTGTGGCCCACAGTCTCCATGAGATAAGTCTTCAGCAAGTACAATTACAgccaaatgaaaatggaaaggcAATTGAGTTTTTCCCCTGGCAG CTTCACCACTTCCTGAGGAAGATTAATGTGGAACACAACATGGGTTTAGATTGGAAACAGAAGTTAGGTGCTGAGTATGACATTCTCAACTTTTGGAATTTTCCAAAGGGTCTTGGACTAAAGGTGAAAGTAGGAACCTTTTCCTCAAATGCTATCCAACATCAACAGTTGTCTTTACATGAGCAGATGATAAAATGGCCAGAAACATTTTCAGAG gttcctcattCTGAGTGTAGTGAGAGCTGTGGGCCTGGATTCAGAAAAACTGCCCTGGAGGGCAAGGCTGTCTGTTGCTATGATTGCACTCCTTGTGCAGACaatgagatttccaatgagacag atgtGGATCAGTGTGTGAAGTGTCCAGAAGATCATTTTGCCAACAAGGAGAAGAACCAATGTCTCCAGAAAGTTGTCAGTTTTCTAGCTCATGGAGACCCCTTGGGGATGATTTTCACCAGCATAGCCCTGTGCTTCTCTGCACTCACAACTGTGGTTCTCGGAGTCTTTGTAAAGCACAAAGACACTCCCATTGTGAAGGCAAATAACCGGTCCCTCAGTTACACCTTGCTCATCACACTCACTATCTGTTTCCTCTGTCCGTTGCTCTTCATTGGTCATCCCAACACTATCACATGTATCCTGCAGCAGACCATATTTGGAGGTTCATTCACTGTGGCTCTTGCCACTGTCTTGGCCAAAGCTATTACTGTGATTATTGCCTTCAGGGTCACTTTTCCAGGGAGAATGATGAGGTGGTTAATAGTATCAAGAGCCCCAAACTTCATCATTCCCATCTGTTCTCTCATCCAAATTGTTGTCTATGGGATCTGGCTAGGAACCTCTGCACCCTTCCTTGACCAAGATGCTCATGCAGAATATGGACACATCATCATTGTATGCAACAAGGGCTCAGCTATTGCTTTCCATTGTGTCCTGGGATATCTCTGCTTCTTGGCACTTGGGAGTTACATCATGGCCTTCTTGTCCAGAAATCTGCCTGACACTTTCAATGAGGCAAAATTTCTGTCCttcagcatgctggtgttcttctgtgtttgggtcaccttcctccctgtctaccacagcaccaagggaAATGTCATTGTGGTTATGGAAGTCTTCTCTATCTTGGCTTCTAGTGCAGCACTTCTTGGCTTCATCTTTGCCCCAAAGTGCTATATTATCTTGTTACGACCAGATAAAAACTCACTTCATTATATGAGGGAAACAAACCATTCCAGAAGAAGTAATACTCTCAAAACCTAG